The window TACTCATTCATGCTGCAAGAATGATGGATGATATTTTCCATCAGCAGGTTTTGTTCAGCAATCCATCTCTAAGAGAATGGTTAAAGGGGAatgctcataagtctcattttgaCAAGTTGAAATGGAGTTATTATTCAGTAAACAAAAGCCCATGGTAAGACCCTGTTCTACAAGTACCTTATAAGACCACTCATCATATCTTTGGTATTTGTGTAAATTAAGGTTATTTGGTTTTGTAGGTCTTGCCTTGATGAAAATGAAGCATTTTTGACGACTGCAGACTCTGCCATTAGATTACTTCCGGAATCAACAAAGCCGATTCCAGGGTGGAATGGAATTGAATACAAGGCTGCCTTTCCCTTGAAGAAACCACCTGGTGCTAATTTCTACCCCTCAGACATGGATAAAAtggtaaagtttttttttttttatttttacaagtGGCAAAGTTGTAAATTATTGCTTGTTGACTCAGAGCTTTCTTTTTGAATTAGGAATTTGAGTTGTGGACAAAAGGGCTTTCAGGTGATGAAAAACAAGATGCAGCTGGATTTTTCAGTGTTATTAAAAGGCATAGTGATTTGCATTCCAATAATAAAGTTACTCCTTCCAGTGATCTCTATAGCATTCCTTATTCTCAAGAGTATTCTGCAATTCTTTCAAAAGCTGCTGAATTATTGCATAAAGCAGGTGATTTGACAAGTTCACCTAGGTAAGAAAAGAACAGTGTTTGCTAAATTTTTTAGACTCCATGTTATAAGAAAGTAAAAGTGTTTTAATGTCATTTATGGTTTTATAGTTTGAAGAAACTTCTACATAGCAAGGCTGATGCTTTCCTTTCAAATGACTACTATGACTCGGATATAGCCTGGATGGAGTTGGTTAGTTGCTaattttttagagtaaattacatttttagtccctgaGTATAGTTcattttttcagttttggtcccaAAAAATTTTCTCTTGTAATTTTGATCCTTATTTGAGGTTTTTATAATATTTTGGTCCCtgttccaagtaaaatgactataCTTTtgtgaccaaaattgcaaaaaccaGCTATACTCAGGGAGCCAAAAATAGTCATTTCACTTCGAACAGGGACCAAAATTGTTACAAGAACCTCAAATAAGGGCCAAAATTGCAAGATAAAACTTTataggaccaaaattgcaaaaatcagctATACCTGGAGACCAAAAATTagattactttttttttaaaccCGATTATAAAATGGGTCGAAATTGCCACCTCCAGGACCTTGTCACATTTATAATAATGAATCAAAAGTTTAGCAAAATCAAGTTTAAATCTTCATTCACTAATAAAAAAATTAGTTTGTTCAgtatttaaatgttttttttaatagtgTACATCTTTCTTGTTTTAAAGGATTCTAAGGTGGATGTTACTATTGGCCCATATGAGACTTATGAAGATGTACTATTCGGATACAAGGTATTATATATAGTTTTTGTTATATTTACAATCTTTTTGGTTTTAGTACATGTTCTTTGTGTTGATTTTTTGTTATATTTACTAAGaaataatgtttttaaaaatCTTTCTTAGGCCACATTTGAGGCGTTTATTGGAATTCGGGATGATAAAGCAACTGCTCAAGTTAAACTGTTTGGAGACCATTTACAGGTGCAATTTTAGATTAAACCTTAATTTATTTTTCCTGTATAtccaattaattaaaattatgtagATTTTGGAGCAAAATCTTCCATTGGACACCATTTATAAATCATCAGAAGTAATATCCGCACCTATACGTGTCGTGCATCTTGTTTATAATTCAGGGGTGAGTCTTTTAAAAttacaatttgttatttttttttttaaattttgatattagtcattaaacaaaatgatttaaaAGATTAATAATGTAATTGCAGGATGTGAAGGGTCCTCAAACAGTTGCATTTAATCTTCCAAATGATGAGCGAATAGTAAAAGATCGCGGCACATCAATGGTGATGCTGAAGAATGTTTCTGAGGCTAAGTAATTAAATACATtcttttactttttcttttttttttctactacctacattacatatattcttaaaatttatctatttattttgaaaacAGGTTCAAGCTTATTCTGCAGCCTATAGCTGATGTATGCATTATTAAAGAACAACGggaacttgttgactttgactctttTTTCACTCACACAATTTGCCACGAGTGTTGTCATGGGATAGGACCACATACCATAACACTTCCAGATGGTGAAAAGTCAACTGTGAGATTGGTgggtttctttttctttttatttttaccaAATTAATAatctttataaaattataatcaattTATATGAATCAACAAACAGGAGCTACAAGAACTCCATTCAGCTTTGGAAGAAGCCAAAGCCGACATTGTTGGTTTGTGGGCCCTAAAATTTCTTATTGATAAGGTCAGCAGTttgttgatatatatattttttaattaatatattaatttgtgtAAAGTAAATTTGAAAATGATGAAAAGTTGACCATTGGGTTGACCAGGGTGTGCTTCCAAAGAGCCTGGTGAAGTCGATGTATGTTTCTTACCTTGCAGGTTGCTTCCGGTCTGTACGTTTTGGGTTAGAGGAAGCTCATGGGTACTCCACTCGATTTCTTTATATATTAAtctgattattttttttttatttcttaattaattatgtTGAAAATTTTTGTTATCAGAAAAGGTCAAGCTTTACAATTCAACTGGTTATTTGAGAAAGGGGCATTTGTTTTACATCCTGATGAAACATTTTCTGTAGACTTCGATAAGGTAGCGTGGGTTTTCttatcatttataaaatatagatCAAGTTTCTATGGGGTGATAATGAAAAATtacttttgactttttttttttactgGTTTGATAAATGATAGATTGAAGATGCAGTTGAGGGGTTAAGTAGGGTTATACTAACAACACAAGGAAAAGGGGATAAAGATGCTGCTCGACAACTTCTTACAAAATACTGTGTCATGACACAGCCTTTAAAACTTGCTTTGAAAAAACTAGAAATGGTTCAGGTAAATTACTTAACATGTATTTACTACTATTTAGTAATATATAACTTTAATTATCCCTTATATTTACTccttattttattttgatttgtatttTGCAGGTTCCAGTGGATATAATACCGGACTTCCCAGTTGCTGATAAATTGCTACAAGAGAAGtcataaattttaatttatttatttttttttaattttgttgttACTTGTACTTGTTGAAACCAACTTTTTGGCCAAAAGATAAAGTCGCTTGACTAGTTCTCATATTGTGAAAAATGAGATTTTACCATTGTTATCATTTAAAAATGTCCTTAGTTTGTCCTGTTCAAGAGCAAATGTCTGTCATTTTTTGCAACGTCAAAAAATTTAGCATTGAATATTAAAAGAAACATGGAACACCCATTTGGAAATGATATGTGGCTGTTAATGATTATATATTATTTTGTGATTTTTTTCGTAACAGTGTTTTGTTGATCAAATCTGATGGATTATGATGCCTATATAgataattaattttccaaggaGATGAATAATTAGAGATTTTACTCATACGTTTCTCTTATGATTGCATGTTtaatttataaacttatagcttaTGTGTAAGTTATAGAGTAAAGTGGATTTAATCCATTGAGTTATAACAAATGTTATATTCATGATATTACATATACTTATGTTTACCTTAAACTAAGATTTTACTCGCTGCATGTTGTGGCGACAGGAATATGTTTAAGTTGAATTTTGACGATTGTATTGATAAACGTTAGACACTGTTGGATCTGTTGGTAGATTAATATTAGGAGGTCGGTGCCACTGAATAACTTCGGTTTATACCGTCGAATgaaaatatattatatgtgatagaACTCATATGTAGGAAACTTATATAAAAATGAGCACAGAAACATACACAAAATTTACATCAAAATGTAAGCCAAACTTGAATTTATATTGACACGTATATAAATAAGCAAGTAAGATTATTTTATAAAGATAACATATGAAAgttcaaataataaaaaatgtattatatgtgatcGACTCATACATAAGAATCATATATAAAACAAGCAAGGGCGGACGTAGTAGGTGTCCAGTGTGGCACCGACAACACCTACTTTTCTGTCCACAGTGAgaattttttcgatttttttatctattttttcTACGTTGGCAACACCTATTTCAACCTCGGCAACACCTCCTATGTATTTCTGCGTCCGCCCCTGAAAACAAGCACGCAAACGTAAAAAAACTTATGTCGCAAAACTTATAGTCAAGCTATTGTAAAACTTATAGTCAAGCTACCGGAATGCGTTAGTTTTTGGGATCGTGAAGTACAAGAGAGATTTGATGTTTGATTCTATTGTCTCGTtttattttaattggttttgTAGTAGGAATTGTAAAGTTAGGAAAACTATAATCGGGTGGCTTCAAAATCCTCTCATGAACTAATTGTTCTCGTTTTGTTTTGGCAAACTGCcagctagttttttttttttttttaatttgcatTGCAGTTCCAAAAAGAATATATATTATCAGAAATAAACACAAAATTTAGAAAATGAAGGGTCGAAGGTAACAGTATACAAAGTGCAAAATTGAAGGGTAAAAATGACATTGTAAAAAGTAGAGGggtgtaaaatgtcattttatagaATAAGGGTTAATAGCAATAAAACATAGAAGAAAAGGTTTAAAatggaaaaataaaaaagtaaaaaggAGGGGGTGTAAAATGACAATTTATATAAGAGTTAATAACAATAAAACATAAAAGAAAAAGGTTTAAAATGGTAAAATAGGAAAAGTAAAAGGGACGAAAACTAAAAGAAATGGCCACCGACATTTGTCTTTAGAATAGATATAATGTCATTACAACTATGGTATAAATTAGAGATGGAAATGGGACGGGGTTGATCATCCCTGTCCTCATTCCTGAGTGTCTAATCTCGTCCCCATTTCCAGTCCTATCCCCGATGGATGTGGGGAATCAAATCTCCTCTCCTTTATATTTTGAGCTTTTCCCCGGCCCATCCCAACCCATCCCCAATCTATCAACATAATAAACTCAACTTATTCAAAAAAAACCAAGTTTAATTAGTGATCAGAATCATATGCTATAAACAGATTCTGTTTACATAAATCATAAAGTTTTACAAGCATCAAAACAAAAAAGTGTCGATTTGGTATACAGATCGACGAATAAAGTGACGATTGATGAACTCTTGAAATTGGAAACATAATTTGGTATATGGACTCTATCTCTAATGGTCTATATGGATCAATTCATTTTAATGGACTtaattcaaattatatatatatatatatatatatatatatatatatatatatatatatatatatatatatatatatatatatatatatatatatatatatagtcatcaaAGCGGAGGCGATGAGGGTTGGAGATTGTTATACCCGGCCCCGACCCCATCCTCAGTTTTAGCTTAAATAGGGATCCCCGTACCCGGTACCCGTTTTGGCGGGGAATACCCGATCCCAATCGGGACAGATCAACCAGGTTCCCCACCGGATCGGATGGAATTTCCATCCCTAGTAGAAATTATAATAGTATCCAATATGTTTACATGTGATAATAAACATTGCAAGAAGAATATGAAGCTATAATAAAAAGGTTATTCTTAACATTCTCCCAATTAACATGTTCTATAATTATGGTCTAGTCAATTTCATCTAAGGTATAAAAAAGCATATTTAGAAAAGATTTCTATAGTTTAGAAAGATTTCTATACTTAGATTATTTCAACATTTTccgttttaaaataatattaattatgaCCTACTGATGATGAACTGTATACAAAAATATTGTTAGTTGTCGCTACAGTCATTAAATTTGTATAAAAGAAATTTGTCACTAGTGTCTTAATAAATTGTAGCGTCTTGATAAACCCTAAACTTGTCAttagtgttttgataaaatgtgCTCATTACACACAATTTTTCTACGGCTGATATTCATCCTTTAATCCATCGTTGACAGTGATACTCGCTCTTCGAAGAGTGATAGGCTAGTGAATTTTTTATTGGTAACATCCAGTTCGataaaataaagtaaattttGTATATTTGGAGATAGAAAGAACGACATTTGAAAAAACAAGATACTATATTGTAATAGAATAAATGGATTATTATGAATTAAAACGATactataaaaacatatttttgtttAGGACCTATGTCTACAAAAGAAAATGTTTAGCCACCAAAAtgaaacacaaatgactaacttaACTGATAAACTTTCTATACCTAGCCATAAAGAATTAATCGAAACAAAAAGTTATTTAAGTACTCGGATGGATAAAAACTATTTCCAGACTAATTTGGAACAATGGGTCAAAGTTTAATGGTCTTttcgatttttcatatttttttggttTGGTAACTTTATTTTATTTAGTTATAAACTATAAAATAAAGAGAAAATTACAAAATTTAACTTAATTTTATAAACTTAAAAAAGAAGTTTAAGAAATTAATAACCATTGAAATAACAAATAGACCTTCATGGTATATGTGGTTTCTTCACTTAGAGTACAATTTTGGGTTATACATACAATTTCATTAAAAATATAAAGAAAGTTGTTTTTTGCCATTAGGAGGAAATCATAAATAACATTTTGAGAAAGATGACACAACCTATATGGGTAATTGGgtaatgttttgtttttttttttaatatatatatatatatatatatatatatatatatatatatatatatatatatatatatatatatatatatatatatatatatatatatatatatatatatatatatatgggagggtTAATGCGAAAATACAAATAATTTGCGAATATGCGGAAACAAGAAAAACCTATGGTATTGTGTCACCTCAAcattatattttggaaaataattcATCCAAAATTGAAATACATGATGATAATCGATGATAGATGAGAAATTGTTTTATATTAGCAAAGtataatttttaacatttttattataaaaacgtgaatttaaaaatgattaaggacgtgaaaaaaataattattaaaatcgtCTTTAAGTATATATTATCATAACACCATCCAATATAAACTTACTATCTTTAATTTATtgataataaatttatttttttatagtacgtatgtttgatttttataagataaaatctGTTTTCACGTTTTCGCAAGTTATTTATATTTTCGTATGAacttacttctctctctctctctctctctctctctctctatatatatatatatatatatatatatatatatatatatatatatatatatatatatatatatatatttcttgcaaaatagttaaaaaaatttaattaggtTTATCTTTTTCACTAAAATAAAAAGAGATGATTCTTCTATTTAAAAAAAGCAACTTatctatataaattataaaatatagaCATGTTAACTTATTTGTACGATAATTAACTTATATGATAACagtaaaaatgttatattttatagaaTCAATTTGTTAAGATGAAGAATAATGTTAAATATTGATTATTAAAAATACATTTAGTCATTTATTCAAATTACTATCATTAATTTGAcatgtaatttattttttgtaaAATGAAATTGACGGttccaaagaaaaagaaaaggataaTGGTGGTGGATGTGTAGCTACCCGGTCGACGCGACCCGACCCGAATATGTGCGACGCAAAGGAGCCCCCAATTTTCTCCTAGGGGATTTTTCCATTTAGAACTCATCAGCGGAAAACCAGATCTGCCGGCGTGCTTTTCCGGCGGCCTGTTCCGGCCGTCTAAAATTATATTTGCTACAACAGATTATTTATCTAGATCTGAGAATTTGTGGTGTAATCATGACCGTTTCAGAAGATGAAGACGAACATCTAGCTCATTTTTTAGAATCCGAAGTTCTTTCAGAGATCTCCGATCAGGTAACACGTAATTCCTTGTTTGAAAATGATCAACTTGGGTTTTCGATCTTGTTATCTAGATTCTAGCTTTTTATGTGTCTGTGTGTGAAAAATTATATTATATGGTTAATTTAGTTCGGTGATCTAATATTCCGAGCTTAAAATTGGATTTTGGTGTGATATTCAGGAAGATGCAAGATCAGAGAAAGAGGAAGTGCGACAGCCGAAGCGGCTTCGGATGGAGCAAAATGGTGGCGTGAATAACAGAGTAATAAATCCAAGGAGGATAGATGATGGTTTCTTCAGCAGGATTCCTCCAGAGCTCTTCCCTCATATCCTCAAGTTTCTCTCCTCTGAGGTGGTGCTACTACTAACTGCTCCTTTTGATTACTCTTTTCTAAATACAACTTGAAATAGATCTATTTGATTTTTTGCTACAAACTTTCCTCTGATGGGTTTGATGATGATCTTGAGAAATTGCAGGATCTTGCTTCATGCTCATTGGTCTGTAGATTCCTAAACTTCGCATCTTCAGATGAATCTTTATGGCGTCGCCTGTGAGTAATTTCTGTCTCATAACTCCAACTACAATTATAAGTTTGTTGTTTACAAATTATCTTGATTATTGTATGTAGATACTGTATGCGGTGGGGAATCTTGCCACCAACAAAAACCTTGCGTGATCGTGCTTGGAAGAAGCTTTATATTCAGGTAGATTTACCAACTAAAACACAAAATTCATCATTTTGATATTTAAATCATAACAATTTACTATTCCTCCATCCCTAAGTTGCTTACCTTTTAAAAGAAACAAACTTTCCCTTGTGTAGCGTGATGAAGAAGACATGGTTGAGTTTGTTAGAAACTGCCCGAATGAGTTCAAAGAGTACTACATCCAAATGCAAGTAGCAAAGagaagtcaagcacctctccctTGTCAGGTGAATAAAGCTCATTTTTAAGCACGAAATTACAGGACATAACAGAACAGGTTGTACTGTGTTTGACTGTGATTGATGTCAACAATCCTGGTCCCATTGTAATGCATACCAAACACAATACAACCAAGAAGAGTTAACTATTATTGATTACACTTACACATGTGTAGTTGAAAGATGACTGGATGATTCTAGACAAGTCTGTTGCTGATCAAGTCTCAATATGGAAGAAGAGCAAAGGACTAACAGACAAGGTGTTCTCTGATCACAATTGTTCAGGAGAAACCTGTTCTTACTATCAAATTGGAGATGTTTTTGTTTGTGAGACTACTGGATATGTTCATGGTACGCTCTGTTTCTCATCTTCATATGTTGTTGCAAACATTTTAATGATTATTACTTTGGTTATGCAGTGTGTGATGATACTTGCAAGGATGTTGTCCTTGATCCAGAAAATGAGCTCTTGGTTTGTACAATTTCTGGCCATTGTTTTGACCGATTGCTTTCTCCATCTGAAACTGGAGATATGGTAAGTTGACCTTAAAATACTTTCCTTAAAAAAAAAGAGACatgattttatttttgttgaaaATTATTAGGAAGAACAGCAACAAGTTGGTGTCACTGATGAAGCAGAACCATTCATGGGATCGGGCCGTTTTGGTACTAATTTAATTTTACATCAACTGGATTATAAATTGAGTAAATTACGGTTTCAGTCCCTTAGTAGTATAACTGATTTTTTGCAATTTTG of the Lactuca sativa cultivar Salinas chromosome 6, Lsat_Salinas_v11, whole genome shotgun sequence genome contains:
- the LOC111882965 gene encoding nudix hydrolase 3; protein product: MSATDHSNEEERFDILTKTGQKTGISKPRGAVHRDGDYHRAVHVWIFAESTQELLLQKRADCKDSWPGLWDISSAGHISAGDSSLITARRELQEELGLTLPNDAFELLFVFLQQSVTNNGNFINNEFDDVYLVTTVSPIPLEAFTLQESEVSAVKYISIEEYKQALAKEDPEYVPYSLEGQYGQLFDIIMKRYHCNVESPSLDLQKKLNHYAPISLTAELTGLTKEDKEALVLLIHAARMMDDIFHQQVLFSNPSLREWLKGNAHKSHFDKLKWSYYSVNKSPWSCLDENEAFLTTADSAIRLLPESTKPIPGWNGIEYKAAFPLKKPPGANFYPSDMDKMEFELWTKGLSGDEKQDAAGFFSVIKRHSDLHSNNKVTPSSDLYSIPYSQEYSAILSKAAELLHKAGDLTSSPSLKKLLHSKADAFLSNDYYDSDIAWMELDSKVDVTIGPYETYEDVLFGYKATFEAFIGIRDDKATAQVKLFGDHLQILEQNLPLDTIYKSSEVISAPIRVVHLVYNSGDVKGPQTVAFNLPNDERIVKDRGTSMVMLKNVSEAKFKLILQPIADVCIIKEQRELVDFDSFFTHTICHECCHGIGPHTITLPDGEKSTVRLELQELHSALEEAKADIVGLWALKFLIDKGVLPKSLVKSMYVSYLAGCFRSVRFGLEEAHGKGQALQFNWLFEKGAFVLHPDETFSVDFDKIEDAVEGLSRVILTTQGKGDKDAARQLLTKYCVMTQPLKLALKKLEMVQVPVDIIPDFPVADKLLQEKS
- the LOC111882999 gene encoding F-box protein SKIP31; this encodes MTVSEDEDEHLAHFLESEVLSEISDQEDARSEKEEVRQPKRLRMEQNGGVNNRVINPRRIDDGFFSRIPPELFPHILKFLSSEDLASCSLVCRFLNFASSDESLWRRLYCMRWGILPPTKTLRDRAWKKLYIQRDEEDMVEFVRNCPNEFKEYYIQMQVAKRSQAPLPCQLKDDWMILDKSVADQVSIWKKSKGLTDKVFSDHNCSGETCSYYQIGDVFVCETTGYVHVCDDTCKDVVLDPENELLVCTISGHCFDRLLSPSETGDMEEQQQVGVTDEAEPFMGSGRFARAYQLGYNCEDEKELEACLRFC